A single window of Marinobacter sp. LA51 DNA harbors:
- the xseA gene encoding exodeoxyribonuclease VII large subunit, whose protein sequence is MDDYRSPRTPPTFQDTRPRALSVSELNHQARHLLESSFMQVWVEGEISGLSRPSSGHWYFSLKDRKCQVRCAMFRGFNQRIREIPKEGDQIRIRGKVTLYENRGDFQIIVEHLEPAGLGELQQAYEELKRKLQGEGLFDAARKKPLPPTPRHIGVVTSPTGAAIHDILTVLARRCPAIPVTLYPTAVQGKAATGDIVQAIERAQSHGVADVLIIGRGGGSLEDLWCFNEEVVARAIANCPIPTVSAVGHEVDVTIADFVADLRAPTPSAAAEKISPDQRDWLRQLNERELRLANAARRALKRFGTELEHLGARLRDPRRDLLEKAQRMDDLDLRLMQAISQRLGGLTVHSENLGQRLMTQSPGRRLADSQNALARVSEKLNSTIQMQLKQRQDQFEHVAQTLNLVSPLATLGRGYAIVRDADGNIVRDASGLAPGDRINARTARGEIAADVTGVELPAE, encoded by the coding sequence ATGGATGACTACCGCTCACCCCGGACACCCCCAACTTTTCAGGACACCAGGCCGCGAGCCCTCAGTGTCAGCGAACTGAACCACCAGGCCCGACACCTTCTGGAATCCAGCTTTATGCAGGTGTGGGTGGAGGGTGAGATCTCGGGCCTGTCCCGACCCTCTTCGGGCCACTGGTACTTTTCCCTGAAAGATCGCAAATGCCAGGTTCGCTGCGCAATGTTCCGGGGTTTTAACCAGCGCATTCGCGAAATACCAAAGGAAGGCGACCAGATCCGAATTCGCGGCAAGGTCACCCTGTACGAGAACCGCGGTGATTTTCAGATCATTGTCGAGCATCTGGAACCGGCGGGACTGGGTGAACTTCAGCAGGCCTATGAAGAACTGAAGCGCAAATTGCAGGGCGAGGGTCTGTTTGACGCCGCCAGAAAGAAACCGCTTCCACCCACACCCAGGCACATCGGCGTTGTCACCTCGCCGACCGGCGCCGCCATCCACGATATCCTGACGGTACTGGCCCGCCGCTGCCCCGCCATTCCGGTTACGCTCTACCCGACTGCGGTTCAGGGCAAGGCCGCAACCGGCGACATCGTTCAGGCCATTGAGCGAGCGCAGAGCCACGGCGTGGCCGATGTTCTGATCATTGGTCGGGGCGGCGGTTCCCTCGAAGACCTCTGGTGCTTCAACGAAGAGGTGGTGGCACGCGCCATTGCCAACTGCCCGATCCCCACGGTCAGTGCGGTCGGCCACGAGGTGGATGTCACCATCGCCGATTTCGTTGCTGATCTGCGCGCACCAACCCCCTCTGCGGCGGCCGAAAAGATCTCTCCGGATCAGCGGGACTGGCTGCGCCAACTCAACGAACGCGAACTCCGGCTGGCGAATGCCGCCCGGCGCGCGCTGAAGCGATTCGGCACCGAACTGGAGCATCTGGGCGCGCGACTCAGGGACCCGCGGCGCGACCTACTCGAAAAGGCTCAGCGGATGGATGATCTGGATCTGCGCCTGATGCAGGCCATCAGTCAACGTCTCGGGGGGCTGACCGTGCACAGTGAAAACCTGGGGCAACGGCTGATGACGCAGTCACCGGGGCGCCGGCTCGCAGATAGCCAGAATGCCTTGGCGCGCGTTTCGGAAAAATTGAATTCAACTATCCAGATGCAACTGAAGCAGCGCCAGGATCAATTTGAGCACGTCGCCCAAACACTCAACTTGGTTAGCCCCCTGGCCACCCTGGGGCGCGGTTACGCCATCGTTCGCGATGCCGACGGCAACATTGTGCGCGACGCCTCAGGCCTTGCCCCCGGCGACCGGATCAACGCCCGAACAGCTCGGGGCGAGATCGCCGCGGACGTCACCGGCGTTGAGTTGCCAGCCGAATAA
- a CDS encoding propionyl-CoA synthetase, translating into MDYHSEFRRSIHRREDFWREQAEQIEWIQPPGTIWTPTDSGQGQWFPDGILNSSDVALDANIRAGRGDQTALIYDSPVTNTQQTFSYNELTDSVARFAGALKNQGIEKGDRVIIYMPMIPEAVIAMLGCARIGAVHCVVFGGFAAHELAVRIDDALPKAVVTASCGIEINRVIEYKPLVDKAIEQAAHKPEHCIVYQRPEAKAQLQSGRDWDWNKLMAKAQPEQPVPVKSTDPLYILYTSGTTGKPKGVVRDNGGHAVALNYSMKLVYDANPGDVYWAASDVGWVVGHSYIVYGPLFAGCTTILYEGKPVKTPDAGAFWRVVQEHQVNLLFTAPTAFRAVRKEDPEADQLGQYDISSLKRIFLAGERLDPPTYDWLREHTNLPILDHWWQTETGWAICCNPVGIEMMLTKPGSATVPSPGFDVQVVDPKGQQMPAGEQGQIAVKLPLPPGCLLTVWGDDERFHKSYLAPIPGFYSSGDGGFVDEDGYVFVMGRTDDVINVAGHRLSTGEMEEVVASHPAIAECCVVGAHDDMRGQVPVGLVLIKDGATIEHDELEDELIEMVRDKIGAIACFRRAMVVERLPKTRSGKILRRVIRQIADGEEYTVPSTIDDPAILDEISTQFRR; encoded by the coding sequence ATGGACTACCACTCAGAATTTCGCCGGTCGATTCACCGGCGGGAAGACTTCTGGCGCGAGCAGGCGGAACAGATTGAATGGATTCAGCCCCCCGGGACCATCTGGACACCCACCGATAGCGGCCAGGGCCAGTGGTTTCCGGACGGCATCCTGAACAGTTCCGATGTCGCCCTGGACGCCAACATCCGTGCCGGACGTGGCGACCAGACCGCACTGATCTACGATTCCCCGGTTACCAATACCCAGCAAACTTTCTCGTACAACGAACTGACCGACTCCGTGGCCAGGTTTGCCGGCGCGCTCAAGAACCAGGGCATCGAAAAAGGCGACCGGGTGATCATCTACATGCCGATGATTCCCGAGGCGGTGATCGCCATGCTGGGGTGCGCCCGCATCGGCGCGGTTCATTGTGTTGTTTTTGGTGGTTTTGCCGCCCATGAGCTAGCCGTGCGGATTGACGATGCGTTACCCAAGGCGGTGGTCACCGCCTCCTGCGGCATCGAAATCAATCGGGTGATCGAGTACAAGCCCCTGGTCGACAAGGCTATTGAGCAGGCGGCTCACAAGCCCGAGCATTGCATCGTGTACCAGCGCCCTGAGGCAAAAGCGCAGTTACAGTCCGGGCGTGACTGGGACTGGAATAAGCTCATGGCCAAGGCCCAGCCAGAGCAGCCGGTGCCGGTGAAATCCACCGATCCGCTGTACATCCTTTACACCTCAGGCACTACCGGTAAGCCGAAGGGCGTGGTCAGGGACAATGGCGGCCACGCTGTCGCCCTGAACTACAGCATGAAGCTGGTTTACGATGCCAATCCCGGCGACGTTTACTGGGCTGCTTCGGATGTAGGCTGGGTGGTGGGCCACAGCTACATTGTCTACGGCCCCCTATTCGCAGGCTGCACCACCATTCTCTACGAAGGCAAACCGGTAAAAACCCCGGATGCCGGTGCGTTCTGGCGGGTGGTTCAAGAGCATCAGGTGAACCTGCTGTTCACAGCACCGACCGCGTTCCGTGCCGTGCGCAAGGAAGACCCTGAGGCCGACCAGCTCGGCCAGTACGATATCAGCTCATTGAAGCGCATCTTCCTGGCGGGCGAACGGCTGGACCCGCCGACCTATGACTGGCTCCGTGAACACACCAACCTGCCCATTCTTGATCACTGGTGGCAAACCGAAACCGGCTGGGCAATCTGCTGCAATCCGGTGGGCATCGAAATGATGCTCACCAAACCGGGCTCGGCCACCGTACCCTCACCAGGCTTCGATGTGCAGGTTGTCGACCCGAAAGGCCAGCAAATGCCCGCAGGCGAACAGGGCCAGATAGCGGTCAAACTCCCCCTACCACCAGGCTGCCTGCTGACCGTCTGGGGTGACGACGAACGGTTCCACAAGAGCTACCTGGCCCCTATCCCCGGCTTTTACAGCTCCGGCGACGGAGGCTTTGTTGACGAAGATGGCTATGTCTTTGTCATGGGCCGCACCGATGATGTCATCAACGTTGCAGGTCACCGGCTGTCCACGGGCGAAATGGAAGAGGTGGTTGCCTCGCATCCTGCTATTGCCGAATGCTGCGTCGTTGGTGCCCATGACGACATGAGAGGCCAGGTACCGGTGGGGCTGGTACTGATCAAAGACGGTGCAACCATTGAGCACGACGAGCTTGAAGACGAGCTGATCGAGATGGTTCGGGACAAAATTGGTGCTATAGCCTGCTTCCGCCGGGCCATGGTGGTTGAGCGGCTGCCCAAGACCCGGTCTGGCAAGATACTGCGCCGGGTCATCCGACAGATTGCCGACGGCGAAGAGTACACGGTGCCAAGCACCATTGATGACCCCGCTATACTGGATGAGATCAGCACGCAGTTCCGACGCTGA